The Haloplanus natans DSM 17983 DNA segment CGACGAGCACCACGTCGAGGCCGTGTTCGAAGAAGTGGTGGTTGGTCGGGGAGAGCATCCCGAGCGCGCTGACACCCACCACGGCCGAGCGTCCGAGCAGCGCTGCGAAGGCGGCGACGAGCAGGAAGTACGGGCGCGAGCGCCGCCGGACGAAGGCGGCGAACGCGAGCCCGAGCAACACTGCCGTCCCCAGTGCGGCGAGGCTCACGACGGCGAGCAAGCCCAGCGATGTCACGCCGACGACGGCGTGTAGCGGAACGATCATACGCGGCGTTCGTGGGCAGCGTACCTGAACGCTTCGGCGACGTGGCCGTCACTCGGCACCTGGCGTCGAGAGAAGTTGTGCGTGGGTGATGTCCTGGAAGGGAATCACCTGCATCTTCCGGCGCTCACGTTCGTTCGCGCCGATGCGATGCGTGGGACCGGATTTGAACCACGGTCGAACGCTCGTGCGTTCTCCCTGATTCGAACCCTGCCGTGCACCGTCCGGCGCTCACGTTCGTTCGCACCGATGCGATGCGTGGGACCGGATTTGAACCGGCGGACCTCTACAGGACAGCGCCCTCAACGCTGCGCCGTTGGCCTGGCTTGGCTACCCACGCTCGCGGGGGTTTTCTTGTACGCACTCATTCGTTGACGGGGGTATTTGAAATGGCTTTCCTTTTCCCCGCCGTCGATCACGTGGTCTGATACGGATTATAACGAACCGTATGACACGGTGTGGGCACCGATCGGGTGTCGGTTAGACTCGCCGTTGTTTTGTGGATCGCCCGCCGAGAGTGAGGTATGCTCCCCGACACACGCAACCGTGTCCCGGAACTCACGGCCGTCCTCTCGCTCGTGTCGCTGGCGCTCGTGTTCGGCGCGGCCCTCGGCGCCGTCCCGCGTGGCGCCATCCCGCGTGCGCCCGACGCGGTACTGTCGGCCATCCCCCACGTCAACGCCGTCATCAGCACGCTCGCCGTCGTGACCATCCTGGCCGGCGTCGTCTTCGCCCGCCGACGCGAGTTCGACAAACACCGCGTCATGATGCTCTCGTCCGCCGCGCTCTTTGCCGTCTTCCTCGTCCTCTATCTCTACAAGGTGGCGCTCGAAGGGCCGGCCGAGTTCCCCGGCCCCGACGCGATCTACCGGCAAGTGTACCTCCCGCTTCTCGCCATCCACATACTCCTCGCTATCGTCTGTCTCCCCCTCCTCTACTACGTGTTGTTGCTGGCGGCGACCCGCCCCGTCTCGGCGCTCGTCGACACCGCCCACGCCCGCGTGGGGCGGGTGGCGGCGAGCCTCTGGGTGATCTCTTTCGTCCTCGGAAATGTGGTCTACGCGCTGTTGTACGTGGTGTACTAGTCGGCGTACAGGGAGTAGACGATGACTCCGAAGCCGACGAGGGTGAGCGCGCTTTCGATAACCACCGACTGCGCGAGCGATAGCGACGTGAACTGGTGGCCAACGCCCGCGAGGAGAGCGCCGACGGTGACCAGTCCGAAGCCGATAGCGAGCGCCCGGAGCGACCGCGCCCCGGTCCGTCGGTGTGCCTTGAACGAAAGGAAGGTGATGAGACTCCCCAGAAAGAGCGTCCCGGTCTTAACCGCGACGAGAGCGATGTCGAGGTGACTCATGTCTCCTTGCGCACCTCCCCCCACAGCGACGCGAGTCGTTCGTCCGCGCTCCGGGCCGGACGGCCGACCGACACGTCCAGGCTTCCCTCCTCGGTCAGTCCGATTTCGACCTGCTCGAAGTCGACCCGATACCGGGTCGCGTGGTGACCGTCGGATCGGATCTCCGTGCCCTCCGCGAGCAGCGACGCCTCCGTCAGTAGGTCCAGTTTTCGGTAGGTCGTAGACATGGGAATCTCACACTCCTCCGACACCTCGCTCGCCGTCATCGGTTCGTCGAGGTGCTGGATAATGGTCCGGCAGTCGGGGTCGTCGAGCGCGTCGAGAACCGACTGCAGGTCGGGCGGATCGTCGCCCGACAACGGATCGCGCACCATACGCCACCTCACCGAGGCAGTCACTTATACTACGCGTTGGCGAGTTCTGCGGCCGGACGCTCGTCGGGGACCGAACATGTTCGCACATAGCTTTTCGGATGATCCCGGCCTATCGTAAGATGTCATGAGCACGACAGCCGAATCCGAATCCACGACCGACAGGACGACCACGACGGTCCATCTGCGCGCGACGGGACACGTCCGGGACGCGATGGAGCAGCCCCACCAGGAGTTCACGTTCGAGGGCGACACCCTGCGTGATCTCCTTGAAGCTTTTTTCGAGGAGCGACCGGATCTCGCGGAGATGCTGATCGCCGAGACGGAGGCGGAGGCGACGACCGACGGGTGGGCCAAACCCCCCGAGAACCTGCCCGGCACCTGGCACAAGAACCCCGAGGGCGAACAGACGAAACCCTACGCTCGGGTGTTGGTCAACGGGAAGTTCAACGAAGTCCTCGACGGCTTCGACACGAAAATCGATGACGGCGACCGCGTGAGCTTCGTCTATCCTTTCATTTTCTGTTGCTGATACTGTCGGCTGTTGGCCGACCGAGCCTCGTCTCCTCGGGGTGGCGAGCCGTTCGAAACAGTCCGAGACGACCCGCCGGTCGGACCGCGTGCTATCGATCCCTCCGTCGGCCGTGGGCTTTCGGTCCGGTTTCGCTTTTTACGTGTCACTCGAACCAGTTCGCCCTCGAAACCACCGCCAAGGAATCGGCTGGGCGGTTCATACGGCTCGCTCCCGACGATTCAGGTAGAGGTGACAGCCAATGTTCGATACGACCCGACGCCGGGTGATGCAGGCACTCGGCATCGGTGGGACGGCGGCGGTGGCAGGGTGCAGCGTGGAGGCCCCGACGGCCTCTGAAACGACGACGGAGCGGCGACAGGTCGAGCAAACGTCGACGCCGACGGTCGACCAGGTGGCGGCCGATCCGACCGACATTCCCGATCCGATCGATCGGAGTCAGCCGACGACCCACGAGGTGACGCTCACGATGGAGGAGGTGACCGCCGAAATCGAGCCCGGAGTCACCTTCGACTTCATGACCTTCGGCGGTCAGGTCCCCGGCCCGATGATCCGCGTTCGGCAGGGCGACACGGTCGATCTGACCGTCGAGAACTCCGAGGGGAACGCCCTCCCACACAACGTGGACCTTCACGCCGTCTACGGAACCGGCGGCGGGTCCGTGGCGACGACTGCCGCGCCCGGGCAGCAAAACGCCATGACGTTTCAGGCGACCTATCCGGGCGCGTTCATCTACCACTGTGCCGTGCCGAACCTCGATATGCACATCAGTGCCGGTATGTTCGGCATGATCCTCGTCGAGCCGAAAGGCGGGTTGCCGGCGGTGGACCGCGAACTCTACTTCGGCCAACACGAGGTGTACACCGACGGCGAAGTCGGTCAAGAGGGTAAGCACAGCTTCGACATCGAATCGATGAAAAACGAGAACCCGACGTACGTCCTCCTGAACGGGGAGAAGTACGCGTGGGCGGCTGCCAACCGCGGTCCCCTCGAAGTCCAGCAGGGCGACCGCGTCCGGGTGTTCATGGTCGACGGCGGCCCGAACTACTCCAGCAACTTCCACCCCATCGGCAACGTCTGGAAGCGGGCCTACCGCGACGGCGGCGTTCCCGAGGACGGGGACTTCGACGCCTACGCCGACAAGAACATCCAGACGGTGAAGGTGCCGCCGGGAAGCTGCATGATCGGCGAGATGGACACGCCGGTCCCCGAGCGGATCAAACTCGTCGACCACGCGCTCAGCCGCGTCGCGCGGCGGGGGATGCTCGCCGAAGTCGACGTCCTCGGCGAGGAGCGCGAGGAAATCTTCGACCCCGACGCCGGCGGAACGAGTCACGAGGGGCCGCAGTACGCCTGATCGGTCGGTCGGCGTTCCCGGCCCGTTATGTTCGTGGGCGCCGAGGGTTCGGGCATGCCCACGGCCCGACTCGCGGTCACACTCCCCGCGGACATCTGGATCGCGGATCTCTCGACGCGGTACCCGGACGCAACCTTTCGCGTGCTGGCAGCGCTTCCCGACGCGGACACCGGCGTCGGCCTGGTCGAAATCGTCGCATCCGACGTGGACGACGTGCTCGCTCGCCTCGACGGGACCGACGGCGTCCGGGTGTTCGAGACCCTCTACCGTGGCGACGACCGGGCGCTCGTGCAGTTCGAGACCGACGATCCCCTGTTGCTCATGTCGATTCGGAACTCGCGGGCGCCGTTCGAACCGCCGGTCACCATCGTCGACGGCGTGGCCGACATCGAACTCACCGCCCCGCGCGAGCGGCTGTCGTCGCTCACCGACCAGTTCCGGGCGCTCGGTCTCCAGTTCGACGTCCGCTCCATCCGCACCACCATCGACTCGGAGTCGGTGGTGAGCGACGGTCAGCGACGACTGATCGAGACGGCCGTCGCGGAGGGGTACTACGACACGCCCCGGGCCTGTACGCTGACGGAACTCGCCGAGCAGCTCGGGATCGCAAAATCGACAGCGAGTGAACGCCTGCACCGTGCAGAGGGGGCGATCATCCGGGCGTTCGTCGCCGACGGTGCGGCGGGAAGCGAACGGCGCTAGTCCTCGTGACTCGGCTCGCCGTGTTCGGCGCCCGCCTCCGACGGCGGCCCACCGGTCTTATCACGGAGTAACAACACGAGACCGAAGACGATGGGGGAGAGAAATGCCGCGACGAGGGAGCCACCGACCACCAACGACATGGTCACACCGCCCTGATTGAGGCCGCCGCTGCTGCCGTCGCCCTCGCTCCCGCCGCTGCCGCTGCTACCGGTTTCACCACCACTCCCACTGCCACCGCCACCACCGCCACCGCTCCCGGCGACGACTTCGGCACCGTCGGGAACGGCGTCGCCGACGACGACGACGCCTTTCATCCCGAGCGCCTTGTGGGGTTGGCAGAAGTACTTGACGGCGCCACTGGACTCGAACGTGTGTTCGAACGTGAAGCCCGCTTCCTGCTTCAGTTCGCTGGAGAAGTTACCGGAGTCGGCCGCGACGTTGTGGACGCCGCCCTCGCCCGTCCACTCCCAGACGACGGTCGTTCCGGGATCGACCTGGATGGCCGCCGGGCCGAAGCCGAACGCGCCCTGATTGGCCTCGACACCGACTTCGACGGTCACTTCGCCCGACCCCGTGTGGTCGTGGACGCCGTCGTAGTTGCTCACGTCACTCATCCAGCCACCGAACGGCCCGGACTGTGCCACCGCCGTTCCGGCCGCCCCCGTACCCACGAGTCCAGCCCCGACGGCACCGGCACCGGCCCGTAGCAGCCGTCGCCGTCCCAGCCGAGCGTCGCGTTCCTCGCTCATTGTCGCTTGGCCGTACACACGACCCCCTCAAAAATATTGCCGGTTTCGCGTCCACTTGCCGCTTTATCGGTCATCCGGCCGACGGTTAGTCGTCCGCTGGCGCCGATTCGCTCCCGACGACGGGCCGGGACACGTCACGGTCGGTCGACTCCCCCTCGATGTCGTAGGGGTACTCGCCGGTGACACAGCCGAGACAGAGGTCGCCTTTCGTTCGCCCGAGTACGTTCGCGATGGCGTCGATGGAGAGATAAGAGAGGCTGTCGGCGCCGATGACTTCCCGGATATCCTCGATGCTCTTGTCGGCGGCGATGAGTTCGTCCCGGCTGGCCATGTCGATGCCCATGTAACACGGCGCGACGATGGGTGGCGCGCCGATGCGGACGTGCACTTCCTCGGCGCCGGCATCGCGGATCAGATCGACTAACTGTGTCGAGGTGGTGCCGCGGACGATGCTGTCGTCGATGATGGTCACCGTCTTGTCCTCGACGGTGCTTCTGATCGGGTTGAGCTTCAGGCGGACGGCGCGTTCGCGTTCGTCCTGTGTCGGCATGATGAACGTCCGGCCGACGTACCGATTTTTCATCAGCCCTTCGGCGAACTCCACGTCGGCGCCGTCGGCGTTGGCGGCCTCGGCGTAGCCGGAGGCAAAGGAGCGCCCGGAGTCGGGGACGGGCATCACCACGTCCGTATCGATGCCGCTCTCGGCCCAGAGTTTGCCCCCGAGTTCGCGGCGGGCGTCGTAGACGAGTTCGTCGTCGATGACCGAGTCCGGGCGGGCGAAGTAGACGTGTTCGAAAAAGCAGTGGGCCGTCGCGTCGCGCTCCACGAGTTGATAGGAGTCGAAGCCGCTTCCGTCGGGTTCGAGGACGACCAGTTCTCCCGGCGCTACGTCGCGGACGAGGTCGCCGTCGAGCGTGTCGATGGCCGCCGACTCCGAGGCCAGCACGTAGCCGTCGTCGAGTTTCCCGATACAGAGCGGCCGATTCCCCTCCGGATCACGCACCCCGAGGACGGCCTCGTCGTGCATGATCGTCAGCGCGTAGGAGCCGTGAATGCGGCTCATCGTTCGTTTGACCGCGCGCACGAGGTCCTCTTCCAGGAGGTTGCGCGCGAGGTCGTGGGCGATCACTTCGGTGTCGCCGTTGGAAGTGAAGGCGTGACCGAGCCCCTCCAGTTCCGAGCGAATCTCCGCGGCGTTGACGAGGTTGCCGTTGTGTGCGAGGCCGAGCGACCCGGACTTGAACGAGACGGAAAACGGCTGGGCGCAGGAGGCGTTGACGCCCCCGGAAGTGGGGTATCGGACGTGCCCGATACCCGTCTGGCCGTTCAACTGGTCCAGTGCGTCGGCGTCGAACGCGTCGCCGACCAGGCCCATCTCGACGTGGCTGTGTTGCTGGAATCCGTCGTGTGTTACGATACCTGCCGACTCCTGTCCCCGGTGCTGGAGCGCGTACAGGGAGTAATACAGGGGGCGCGCGGCGTCGCGGTCGGACAGCGAAACCCCCACGACGCCACACTTCTCGGTCATCCCGTTCGGGGTACGGTGATCCCGCCCGTGTGCCATGAGCGTTGCTACTGTGCCGTGGGGTAAAAAGGCACGCTATTGCGGTTCGTCCGGCGGTTCGGCATTCCCGCGTCTTGGCGGGTGAGACGCCCCGTCGGCGGTCGATATCGGCGATTCCGTCGACCCGCAGTGGCGACCGACCGGTGGACGGTCACAGCGGCCGTACGAAACCGCAGTAAACGAGGAGTCCAACGGAGAGGTGACGCGTTATTCGCCGGCCTTGCTCTGCCACTCGTAGTCCCGGCGCTTGGCGGACTTGCCGAAGCCGCACGACGAGCAGACTTTCTTGCGGACGTGGTAGGATTTCTCACCGCAGCGTCGACATTTGACGTGGGTCGTCTTGTTCTTCTTTCCCTGACTCGGCGTTCCGGCTCCCGTCATGTACTTATCGTCACGACGTTGTCGCCGCGTATAATCGTTGTGTTGTCGACCGACTCGATCTCGGGTTCGGCGAGGATGCCCTCGCTGACTTCCTCGATCGGTTCGAGCACGACGTTCATATGCTGGTCGTAGCCCGCGAGGAGGCCGTGAAACGCCCGGCCGTCCTTGAGATGTACCGTCACGTCCTCGTCCAACGAGGCCTCCAGCACGTCGAGGGGTCGTCCGCCCATGCCAACAAAGGCTACGGGTAGGAATAATAAACGTACCGGACACGCCGTCCGGGGCCGTCGGCCCTTTCGTCGACAGTCTTTTGTATATTGCACACTCTTTACAACATACAATGCCCGACACGTGTCACTTCCAGGTTCGGCGGCTCGGCGGAACGGTCGTGTTGATCGGTCTGGTGCTCGGGGTGCTGGTCAACCAGTGGTTCCTCGCCATTTCGGCGTTCGCCGGCGTCAATCTCCTCCAGAGCAGTTTCACCGACTCCTGTCCGGCGGAGTATTTCCTCCCCGGTTGTTCGGATGAGGACGGGACGGCGGCGGAGGACCCGGTGGCCGACTGACGACCGGATAGCGATGTAATTCCAAAACAAAACTCTGCCCGGTGAGGTGGCACCTCGCCGATGACGGGCCGTCGCCAATGATGGGGCCGCGATGGTCCTCGCGCTCGGATGACTTCGAGGAAGCGGCCGAGGCACGCGCTAGCGACACCCTTGACCGCGCCCGCGACATCGCCGCGGAGTACGGCGTTGACGTCGGCACCGACGTGTGGTGAGACGCGGAGTATAAGTCCGTCTCGGCCTTACTCCGGGTATGAGCTACCCCGTCACCTACTACTGCCCGCGGTGTGAGGCCGTCGTCGAACTCGAACGCGAGGGCTACCTCGCCGACCGCTCGGTGACGCCCTACCCGCTCGAAGGGTGGACGTACGTCGACGCCGACGAGGACGTGGAGTCGGCCGACGGCGTCCGCTTCGTCTGTGGCGAGGACGGCACCCTCCGAGACGACGAGACCGGCTGTGGCGAGCCCTTCTACCTGAGCTACGTCCGGTTCGAGAACGGCGAGGAGGTCGAACCCGTCCCGGAGAGCGAGTACGTCACGATCGGTCGGTAGCTACCCTTTGATGTTACAGACCGGATACGTCCGGGCCACCTTGTCGCCGATGCCGAGGGCGTCCGAGACGCGCACCACCTCGTCGACATCCTTGTAGACGCCGGGCGCCTCCTCGGCCACCGTTGCGCCGCTCTGGGCTTTGACGTACACCTGGTTTTGCTCCCGGAGTTCGTCCTGTACCGTCTCGCCCCAGTACTCCCGTTTGGCCTGCGTTCGGCTCATCAGCCGTCCGGCGCCGTGGGCCGTCGAGCCGAACGTGAGGTCCATCGACGCCTCGCCGCCCCGGAGGACGTAGCTCCCCGCACCCATGCTCCCGGGGATGATGATGGGTTGGCCAACGTCCCGGTACGCGGCGGGGACTTCGGGATGGCCGGCCGGGAACGCCCGCGTCGCCCCCTTGCGGTGGACGTACAGTTCGCGCTCCTCGCGGTCGGCGGTTTCGCCGCCTCCCACCGGTCGCCCCTGCGGGTCGACCCCCACCGTATGCGTCTCTTTTTTCGCGATGTTGTGGGCCACGTCGTACAGCAGGTGCATATCCATCGACTCCCACGAGCGGTCGAAGACGCGTTCGAACACCTGCCGGACCCGGTGCATGATCAACTGGCGGTTCACCCACGCGAAGTTGATGCAGGCACACATCGCGCCGTAGTACTCCGTGGCCAACTCGGAGCCCGCGGGGGCGGCTGCGAGTTCCTTGTCCGGCAGTTGGTCCAACAGGTCGCCGTGTCGCTTCTCGATTTTTCGCAGGTAGTCGGTGCAGGTTTGGTGGCCCAGCCCCCGGCTCCCGCAGTGGATGAGGACGACGACCTGGTCGGGTTCGAGGCCGTAGGCGTCGGCCACGTCGTCGCGGTAGATGTCGGTCACGCGCTGGACTTCGAGGAAGTGGTTGCCGCTTCCGAGACTCCCCAACTGGTTCTTGCCGCGGTCTTTTGCCTTCTGGGAGACGGCGCTCGGGTCGGCGTCCGGCCGGTAGCCCTCGTCCTCGCAGTGGGTCAGGTCGTCCGCGACGGCCCACCCCGCTTCGAGTGCCCAGTCGACGCCGCGGGAGAGGACCGCCTCTACGGTGTCCATATCGCCCTCGACGATGCCGCCCCCGCCGAGCCCCGAGGGGACGTTCGCGAACAGGGCCTCGACGAGTTCCTCCTCGCGACCCTGCACGTCGTCGTAGGTGAGACTTGTTTTCATCATTCTCACGCCGCAGTTCGACACGACGAATCCGTTCGCGAGAAATGTGTGTGCGTCGTGGGTCACACCGATGTCGTAGACGGGTTTTTCGCCGACTTCCCGGATCGCCTCGATTTGGACCTCTATGGCACCGTCAGCCCTCACTTCGACGGTTTCGCAGAACTCCTCGAATCCCGGGAAATCGTCGCCCGGCCGCGGGCGCCCGGTCCGCCCGGTCCAAATGCTTCGCTCGATGAATCGGCCGTTGATGTCGAATCGTTGCTTGATTGTGGAGACCGTACTTCCGCCATCGGCCAGTGCTTCGGCTTCGTCGGCAATCCGTTCACGTCGAGTGATCTCTCGCTCCTTGGTTCGGAGATACTGGACTGCTTGCATCGCCTTCCGCTGTTTTCCGGGGTGGTATCGGTACCCGACGCGGGTGAAGAAGTTCAGGAGGTTCTCGGTGTCGTTTTTGATCCCCAGTCGGAAACGAATCGTCGATGACGTGCTGTTCGAATCCGTCTCGAATGCCTCGATTTCGTTCGTCTCGATGCCAATGTCGTCAAGGAACGCTGCCATATCTTCCATGAACGCTCGGCCTGCCGACCTCGTGCCGACCGTTCTGGTCTGGGAAACTTTCGGGCAGTAGAGATTCTTATCGTGTTGTGCCGCTGGCGTGTTCATCTCGGCACCGAAATATGCCGAATAAAAGAGCGCCCGCTGCCAGTCGGTTAGGCGGTGGAGGTAGTCGGGTGTCGTGAATTCTGACTCGACTTTCGGGCCTTCGAGGACACCGAGTTCCACGAACACGCGGCGCAACGCCTTCGAGGTTGTCTTGAAGCTGTATTCGGTCCGCTCGAACGTCTTCCCGTCGATATCGTGATCTCGGTCGCGTTCGTAGATTTTCGACGGGGTGAATCCGATTGCACGGATATCTTCCCGAATTTCCGCCAGTTCCTCCGGTTCGCCGTAGAACCACGTCTGTCCCGGATCGCCGTACGACCCATCCCCGAGCAGGAATCCGACGACTTTCAACAGATGGTTGAACGTCTCGTCGGTCGACCGAAGCGGAAGGAGCCCTCTGTCTTTCAAGACTTGCCGAATCTGCGGGTTGTCATCCACGAAGTCGTTCTCGGAGAGGACGGTGAACTCGTTCGGGTCTTCGTGTTCGAGTCCTTCGAACGGCTGGACGTACACCGAGTCGCCCGGCCCCAAGTCCTCGACTGTGACCATCCCTTCCGGCGTCTCGAACTCGTGATCGGCGGTCGCTTCGATCCGCCTTCCGGTCGCCGTTTCGAGTTCGAACACGGGCTTTGGACCGGATTCGGTGAACAGCCGGATGTCGGACGCGGCCACCTCGTCACCCGTCGCGACGGAAGCACGCTCCGTTTCGAATCGTTCTTCGAGCGTTTCGAGCGGTAGCGTACGCCCGAACGAGAGTCGGACCTCCGTGTCACCGGTCAAGCAGTTGATGTCGTAACCCACAGAACCGGGCGAGATACAGCCGTCCTCCACGTCCGTCGCCCCTACGCCGCCGACGGGGAAGCCGTAGCCCTGATGGCCGTCGGGCATACAGATGGCGTGGCCGGTGATCCCCGGCAGATGCGTCGCGTTTCGCAACTGCTGGAGCGTCTTGTCCCCGCCGATTTCCTCCAGCAGCGCCTCGCTCGCCAGCACTCGCGCGGGAGCGCGCATGTCACCCTCGCGTGGCATCTCCCAGACGAACTCCCGAACCCGTTCGAGTTGGATGCCGTCGAACTCGCGTGTGGTCATACGCGAACCGACGTGACCGACGCGGGAATACGTTACTACACGTCCAGCACGACGTATGCCTCCCAGCCGCCGCCGTCGTCCGCCGACCGGCCCTCACCGGACTGTGCTCGACTGCTCGGGGACCGTTCCACGCGCTTCTCGACGCGCATCTCGGAGTACGTGACGGCCTTTACATCGCGTGCGGTCACGTCCGAGAAGGGGACGCCCCGGGTGCTCGCCTTGATCACCCACTCCTCGCCCGTCTCGCGGACGGTGGCCTCGTTGTCGACGGGGAGGACGCCCCGTACGTCGCGCTCGTAGATGAGTTGGTCGAGGTAATCGAAGAGGAGGGCCTCCAGTCCCTCGGCACGGACGGTGAGGGAGAACCGCTCGCCGGAGTCCGGAATCCGGTCGCAGGTGGCGGCCGCGAGGCCGTCGGCGACGGCGGCGAACGTCTCGCCGAGGTCGACGCCGGTCGCCGCGACGGCCACGTCGGCCGTATGCGGGCGGAGTTCGTAGCTCATGGCGTTGGAGACGGGGTGGACGGTGAAAACCGTTGGTCCCGACGAAGCCGGCGACGATGGACGCCGACGGTGAAGTTATATTGCACGGCCGCGTTAGAACTGCGGTAGTGAGCGTCACCGTCGAGAAACGCGTCGATGGCCCCGGCGCGACGGATCACGCCGACGGGGCCTGGAAACTCAAAGAGCGAATCCGTCGGGAGGAGGGCGTCCTCAAGCAGCGAAAGCGGTTTTTCATGGACGCCTACCGCCGCGCGACGACCCACCTGCTCTATCTCGACGACGACCTGGTCGGGTTCGCGACGGTTCGACGTGACGGCTACATCCTCTTTCTCGCCGTCTCGCCCGACCGTCGCGGCGAGGGGTTCGGCCGGCGACTCGTCGCCGAGGTGGCCGAAGAACACCGGACCGTCACCTGTCACGCCCGGGCGACGAACGAACGGGCGCTCGACTTCTACGAATCCGTCGGCTTCGAGATCAAGCGCCGGATCGACGGCTACTACGAGGACAACGGCGACGCGTACTACCTCCGCCTCGGCCCCGACGAACGGCTCCGCGACCGGCTCTCGGAACTGATTCGGCGGTAGTGCCGTCGGCCGTAACTGCCGGTACGACGGTGTGGTGTGGCGGCGGCCCGTATCGACGGACGGCCGACGGTTAGTGCTCGAACTGCTTCCGGTCGGTGACGACCGTCGAGATCAGATCCATCGGCGTCGCGTCGTAGGCGGGGTTCTCGATGGTGACGCCCTCGATTGGCTCGCGGATGACTTCGGTGGGTTCGCGCTCGTCGTTCTCGAAGACGAAGTCGCTCTCGATGATCTTCGACTCCGAACCGACGACGACGACGGGCACGCCGACGACGTTCGCGGCGGCGACGAGCGGAAAGGTGCCGACGCGGTTGTAGAGCGTGTCGCCGACGATGCAGGTCATGCCGACGACGACGCGATCACAGCGGTCGAGAATGGTGCCCGCCGCGCTGTCGACGAGGAGGTGTGGGTCGACGCGGTCCATCTCCGCGAGGCGGCGGGCGGTCTTGCGGCCGAGGTGACGCGGCCGAGCCTCGGTGGCGTAGGCGGTGAGGTGACAGCCCTCGGCGGCGGCCACCTCGACGGCCTCTAAGACGGTCGTCGAGAAGTCGTGTGTGAGGATGGTTTCGCCGTCCTCGAAGGTGGTCGCGGCGCGGGCGGCCGCCTCGTGTTTGCCCGTCTCGATCGTCTCGACGATCCGGCCGATCTCCTCGCGGGTCAGGGCTTTCGCCCTCTCGACGGTATCGGCCCCGCCGAGAACGCCGTCGACGACCTCCCGCATCGCCTTGTGGAGGGAGGCGTGAGAGGGGTTGGCCCGGCGGAGCGCCCCCGCGTTGCGTTCGAGGTCACGCTCGTAGGCCTCGACGTTCCGGTACTCCCGGTCGAGGAGTTCGGCGAGCGCCTCGGTCGCCTTGACCGCGACCACCGACGAACTGTGGGTCTGCATCCGGCGAATCTCCTCGATGGTCTCGTCGATCATACGGGGAGGTGTCGTGTCGGCGGCAAAGAGGTTCCGGCTACGTGTCGACCTGCCGCCGGGCGTACGCGTACGCGAGAAGTGCAGTGACGAACCAGACGACCGCCCCGACGCGGACGGCGAAGGCGGCGCGGGCGCCCCACGTCGGGAGCGTCGTCGTCGTCGATAGGGCGGCGACGAGGGGCGCACCGGCGACGATGGTGGCGACGAACGTCACCTGCATCACCCACCCGAAGTCGACGCCGTCGGGATCGGTTCGTTCGACGCGGTGTGGCACGCCTCCTGATTCGCAGTCGATCGGGTAATGTGTGGCGGTTTAGCGGCCGAGGAAGTCGACGAGCGCGTCGTTGAACGCGTCGGGCCGTTCGAGCATGGCTAGGTGGGCCGCGTCGTCGACGGTCGTCC contains these protein-coding regions:
- a CDS encoding DUF5822 domain-containing protein; amino-acid sequence: MPHRVERTDPDGVDFGWVMQVTFVATIVAGAPLVAALSTTTTLPTWGARAAFAVRVGAVVWFVTALLAYAYARRQVDT
- a CDS encoding translation initiation factor eIF-2B is translated as MIDETIEEIRRMQTHSSSVVAVKATEALAELLDREYRNVEAYERDLERNAGALRRANPSHASLHKAMREVVDGVLGGADTVERAKALTREEIGRIVETIETGKHEAAARAATTFEDGETILTHDFSTTVLEAVEVAAAEGCHLTAYATEARPRHLGRKTARRLAEMDRVDPHLLVDSAAGTILDRCDRVVVGMTCIVGDTLYNRVGTFPLVAAANVVGVPVVVVGSESKIIESDFVFENDEREPTEVIREPIEGVTIENPAYDATPMDLISTVVTDRKQFEH